A region from the Halobacillus mangrovi genome encodes:
- a CDS encoding pseudouridine synthase: MERLQKVIAHAGVASRRKAEKLIVDGKVKVNGKTVTELGTKVSSNDDVEVEGVPIDKEQPVYYLLYKPRGVISSVSDDKGRKVVTDYLPEVEERIFPIGRLDYDTSGLILLTNDGEFANLLMHPKHEVDKVYIAKTKGIPTKDQLQQLKKGLTVDGEYLKAVHTKIMSTDGKKNTAIVQIILHEGKNRQVRRMFDALGYPVDKLKRERYGSLDLKGLNAGDYRPLKPFEVKQLRQMAEENVK, encoded by the coding sequence ATGGAACGACTTCAGAAGGTGATCGCTCACGCAGGTGTGGCATCACGAAGAAAAGCAGAGAAATTAATAGTTGACGGTAAAGTAAAGGTTAACGGAAAAACAGTAACAGAACTGGGTACGAAAGTGAGCAGTAATGATGATGTTGAAGTAGAAGGTGTACCCATTGATAAGGAGCAGCCCGTATATTACTTGCTTTACAAGCCCCGTGGAGTCATTTCTAGTGTAAGCGATGATAAAGGAAGAAAAGTGGTTACAGATTATCTTCCAGAAGTAGAAGAGCGTATCTTTCCGATCGGACGCTTGGATTACGATACCTCTGGTTTAATTCTCTTAACGAATGACGGCGAATTTGCAAACTTGCTCATGCATCCAAAGCATGAAGTGGACAAAGTTTATATTGCAAAGACAAAAGGCATTCCGACGAAAGATCAGCTTCAACAATTGAAAAAAGGATTGACTGTAGACGGCGAATATTTAAAGGCTGTGCATACTAAAATCATGTCCACGGATGGAAAGAAAAATACCGCCATCGTACAGATTATTCTTCATGAAGGAAAGAATCGCCAGGTAAGAAGAATGTTTGATGCTTTAGGGTATCCTGTTGATAAATTGAAGCGTGAAAGGTACGGTTCCCTGGACCTGAAAGGATTAAATGCAGGTGACTATCGCCCACTAAAACCATTTGAAGTTAAACAGCTTCGTCAAATGGCTGAAGAAAATGTTAAATAA
- the resA gene encoding thiol-disulfide oxidoreductase ResA, with amino-acid sequence MKESTLKKKRKRLIFRTSLLAVMVGLLVFAIVSTLKDDKAVIAKGEQAPNFQLEKFGSEGETIELKDLEGKGVMLNFWATYCGPCKDEMPYMEKLYPKYKEKGVEILAVNLDTTELVVKRFIDRYDLTFPVLQDKGGQVMDLYNIGPIPTTLFINADGEIVEQVTGPLTLSKLEGYLQQITPEE; translated from the coding sequence ATGAAAGAGTCAACTTTGAAGAAAAAGAGAAAGCGCTTAATCTTTCGTACTTCATTGCTTGCGGTGATGGTAGGGTTGCTTGTATTTGCCATCGTGTCGACTTTAAAAGATGACAAAGCTGTTATCGCAAAAGGAGAACAAGCACCAAATTTCCAGCTTGAGAAATTTGGGTCTGAAGGCGAAACTATTGAATTGAAAGACCTAGAAGGAAAAGGTGTTATGTTGAATTTCTGGGCTACTTACTGTGGGCCGTGTAAAGATGAAATGCCTTATATGGAAAAGCTTTATCCGAAGTATAAAGAAAAAGGGGTAGAAATTCTTGCGGTGAATCTCGATACGACGGAACTTGTTGTTAAACGGTTCATAGATCGTTATGATTTGACATTCCCTGTACTGCAAGATAAAGGTGGACAAGTTATGGATCTTTATAATATCGGTCCTATTCCTACAACACTATTCATCAATGCTGATGGTGAAATTGTAGAGCAAGTCACTGGCCCGCTTACTTTGAGTAAACTAGAAGGCTATCTGCAACAAATAACACCAGAGGAGTAG
- the resB gene encoding cytochrome c biogenesis protein ResB produces the protein MKEITCECGHVNPEGTVLCESCGKPVEKNQHIDGNEGNKLLNMRYDGSARRSQTYNRTYVDKIWNFFSSVKVGVTLIVLTLIASAIGTILPQEMYIPPNVDASTHYRDQYGLFGQIYYQLGLHNTFTSWWYMLLLALIGISIVIASIDRFFPLYKTLKKQKPKRHEIFMKKQRVFGETKSNQLDIDLFKNNLKKRHYSISEDNGHILAEKNRFARWGPYVNHIGLIIFLIGSLMRFVPAFYIDEYVWVREGETVMIPGTDGQYYMKNNDFILETYDEGDERFKEAIQNNGAPVPKNFQTDAVIYKRTDEVVPGKEPELEKVKEASAKMNHPIKFDEFALYQASYQLNEFEEMTFKVHDKDNEDTNYGEFTVDLTNPKSEYELDSGHRVVIEDYYPEYEMEDGRPVSISKYPKNPAFVFNVYPPGESEPETSFLGIGANVDASGDNEYKLGLVNFDVRDVTGLTVKKDHTLWVIALGGAIFMIGVIQGMYWNHRRIWLQPKADGVWIAGHTNKNWFALRRDIGKVIEGTNIKEPIDQHEMKDDQSSVSEEEEHGLKYNQQ, from the coding sequence ATGAAAGAGATTACATGTGAATGCGGTCATGTGAATCCGGAGGGAACAGTACTCTGCGAATCATGTGGGAAGCCGGTAGAGAAGAATCAGCACATTGATGGAAATGAAGGAAACAAACTTCTCAATATGAGGTATGACGGAAGCGCCCGACGATCTCAAACCTACAATCGAACGTATGTGGATAAGATCTGGAATTTTTTCTCATCTGTCAAGGTAGGGGTAACACTAATTGTTCTAACCTTGATTGCATCCGCCATCGGTACAATTCTTCCACAAGAAATGTACATACCGCCGAATGTTGATGCTTCAACTCACTACCGGGATCAGTATGGTCTTTTTGGCCAAATCTATTATCAGCTAGGCTTGCATAATACCTTCACTTCATGGTGGTATATGCTGTTATTAGCTCTAATTGGAATTTCTATTGTTATTGCTAGTATTGATAGATTTTTCCCACTTTACAAAACACTCAAAAAGCAAAAGCCGAAGCGTCATGAGATCTTTATGAAAAAACAACGTGTTTTCGGCGAAACAAAATCCAATCAACTTGATATCGATCTATTTAAAAATAATTTAAAAAAACGTCATTACAGTATTTCTGAAGATAATGGGCACATCCTTGCTGAGAAAAATCGATTTGCAAGGTGGGGTCCTTACGTTAACCATATTGGTTTAATCATTTTTTTAATTGGATCGCTCATGCGATTTGTACCAGCTTTTTATATTGACGAGTATGTCTGGGTCCGAGAAGGTGAGACGGTTATGATCCCTGGAACAGACGGTCAATACTACATGAAAAACAATGACTTTATTTTAGAGACTTACGACGAGGGTGATGAACGCTTCAAAGAAGCTATTCAAAACAACGGGGCTCCTGTACCAAAAAATTTCCAGACCGATGCAGTCATTTATAAACGCACGGATGAAGTGGTACCAGGGAAGGAACCTGAACTTGAAAAAGTAAAAGAAGCCTCTGCAAAAATGAACCATCCGATTAAGTTCGATGAATTCGCTTTGTATCAAGCAAGCTATCAGTTGAATGAGTTTGAAGAAATGACGTTCAAAGTTCACGACAAAGATAATGAGGACACAAACTACGGAGAGTTCACCGTAGACTTAACAAATCCGAAATCTGAATACGAACTTGACAGTGGCCACCGTGTTGTTATTGAAGATTATTATCCGGAATATGAAATGGAAGATGGGCGGCCAGTATCCATTTCCAAGTATCCCAAAAACCCTGCCTTCGTATTTAATGTTTATCCACCAGGTGAATCTGAACCGGAAACAAGTTTCCTTGGAATTGGCGCGAATGTCGATGCAAGTGGCGATAATGAATATAAGTTAGGTTTAGTCAACTTTGATGTCCGTGATGTTACAGGATTGACGGTTAAAAAAGATCATACACTCTGGGTCATTGCTCTAGGTGGAGCGATATTCATGATTGGAGTTATCCAGGGAATGTATTGGAATCATCGTCGTATTTGGCTTCAGCCTAAAGCCGATGGCGTTTGGATTGCGGGACATACAAACAAAAACTGGTTTGCATTAAGACGTGATATAGGAAAAGTGATTGAAGGAACTAATATTAAGGAACCTATTGACCAGCATGAAATGAAAGATGACCAAAGCAGCGTAAGCGAGGAGGAAGAACATGGACTTAAGTACAATCAGCAGTAA
- the ccsB gene encoding c-type cytochrome biogenesis protein CcsB has product MDLSTISSNLLYAAFFIYLIATFFFGGTIRDKKRGKSKVAGNIGITLTIIGFLTQLGYFITRWIASQHAPVSNLFEYTTFFGMMLVFAFIVLYFIYRVDLLGLFALPIALLVIAFASMFPTEISPLVPSLQSHWLYIHVTTASLGQGILSVSFVAGLIFLIRQVDQTKRSKHTSWLEFVIYVLASTIAFILVTTGFSAAGYEETFKAPVNGQEVEIIYEVPAIAGPFDGELVSEDGMSPLFSAPEWMRGQEAAKKLNTFIWSLLGGLVLYGLARLILRKRVAAAIQPLLRKVNPELVDEVSYRSVAIGFPVFTLGAIIFASIWAQQAWDRFWGWDPKEVWALITFFFYAAYLHLRLSRGWQGMKSAWLAVGGFGIIMFNLIAVNLVISGLHSYA; this is encoded by the coding sequence ATGGACTTAAGTACAATCAGCAGTAATCTGCTGTACGCGGCTTTTTTTATCTATCTAATAGCGACGTTCTTTTTTGGAGGGACGATCCGTGATAAGAAGAGAGGAAAAAGTAAAGTCGCTGGGAATATTGGAATAACTCTAACGATTATTGGATTTCTAACCCAGCTAGGCTACTTTATTACGAGATGGATAGCTAGTCAGCACGCACCTGTCAGTAATTTATTCGAATATACGACGTTCTTCGGGATGATGCTAGTATTTGCGTTTATCGTTCTGTACTTCATCTATCGTGTAGATTTACTAGGTTTGTTCGCTTTACCAATTGCTTTGTTAGTTATTGCTTTTGCGAGCATGTTCCCGACAGAAATATCACCATTGGTACCGTCATTACAATCCCATTGGCTCTATATTCATGTAACTACAGCCTCTCTTGGTCAAGGGATATTGTCGGTTAGTTTTGTAGCCGGATTGATTTTTCTTATACGCCAGGTTGATCAAACGAAAAGGTCGAAACATACTTCATGGCTTGAATTTGTCATTTATGTTCTTGCCTCTACCATAGCATTTATCTTAGTAACTACTGGATTTAGCGCAGCAGGGTACGAAGAAACATTTAAAGCCCCTGTAAATGGTCAAGAAGTCGAAATTATTTATGAAGTACCTGCCATAGCAGGTCCTTTTGATGGTGAGCTCGTCTCAGAGGATGGCATGTCACCGTTGTTTTCTGCTCCAGAATGGATGAGAGGACAGGAAGCTGCCAAAAAGCTCAACACATTCATCTGGTCGTTGTTAGGCGGACTAGTCTTATATGGATTAGCAAGGTTGATTTTGAGAAAACGTGTAGCTGCAGCGATTCAGCCTCTTCTTAGAAAAGTTAACCCTGAGCTAGTAGATGAGGTTTCCTATCGTTCTGTAGCGATTGGGTTTCCCGTTTTCACGCTGGGAGCGATCATATTTGCTTCGATTTGGGCTCAGCAGGCTTGGGATCGCTTTTGGGGATGGGATCCCAAAGAAGTATGGGCTCTCATTACATTTTTCTTTTATGCTGCTTATTTGCACCTTAGGTTAT